A single region of the Vicia villosa cultivar HV-30 ecotype Madison, WI linkage group LG4, Vvil1.0, whole genome shotgun sequence genome encodes:
- the LOC131598765 gene encoding uncharacterized protein LOC131598765, producing the protein MDYLIDVMAILSGVGRERVYERNGVTTKFKVIELQSNRMKLDCTLIGPYVDELDAYLESGNRDTVVVLAQFLKVNMYNGKIQMQNAMNCTKLLFDPKTPEADSLKLNDNIGSPTQPFSYMKDVSEMSLEEDFLNLS; encoded by the exons ATGGACTACTTGATtg ATGTTATGGCCATTTTGTCTGGAGTTGGACGTGAACGAGTCTATGAAAGGAATGGAGTAACTACTAAGTTTAAGGTCATTGAGTTGCAGTCTAATCG TATGAAGCTTGACTGTACACTCATTGGACCATATGTTGATGAGCTTGATGCGTACCTTGAATCGGGTAACCGCGACACTGTTGTTGTGCTTGCTCAATTTCTGAAAGTCAATATGTATAACGGAAAAATCCAGATGCAGAATGCAATGAATTGTACCAAACTATTGTTCGACCCAAAAACACCTGAGGCAGATAGTTTAAAACTGAA TGATAACATTGGATCGCCCACTCAGCCATTTAGTTATATGAAGGATGTTTCTGAGATGAGTTTAGAAGAGGATTTCTTAAATTTGAGTTAG
- the LOC131596750 gene encoding uncharacterized protein LOC131596750 yields MAAARRDFVVEITPAKESWDVVVRVIRLWFVPDMNSKQKYYAMEMILMDEKGGKIQASVRKVLLYRFDNKVREGNVYNFKHFGVATNTGAYRTIKHQFKLSLQNSTVVTEFGADLITFSPYSFVSFP; encoded by the exons ATGGCTGCTGCAAGACGCGATTTTGTTGTTGAAATCACTCCGGCAAAAGAATCATGGGATGTTGTTGTTCGAGTTATTCGCTTATGGTTTGTTCCAGACATGAATTCGAAACAAAAATATTATGCGATGGAAATGATTCTAATGGATGAAAAG GGTGGCAAGATTCAGGCTTCTGTTCGAAAAGTTTTGCTCTATCGATTTGATAACAAAGTTCGAGAGGGTAATGTTTATAACTTTAAACATTTTGGTGTCGCCACTAATACTGGAGCGTATAGGACCATAAAACATCAGTTCAAATTGAGTTTGCAGAATTCCACAGTGGTTACAGAATTTGGTGCTGATCTGATAACTTTCTCCCCTTACTCATTTGTATCTTTCCCATAG
- the LOC131598766 gene encoding uncharacterized protein LOC131598766, protein MESSDEENDVVTGNHAPKELTRLSSTGAKFVDEVLNGPNQRCLDNFRMDKQVFYKLCDILETKGLLRDTNRIKIEEQLAMFMFIIGHNLRIRAVQELFHYSGETISRHFNNVLNAVMSISKEYFQPPSLDVHELISEDCRFFPYFKDCVGAVDGIYVPVTVGVDEQGPFRNPDGLLSQNVLAACSFDLKFCYVLAGWEGSATNLQVFNSAITRRNKLQVPEGKYYLVDNKYPNVPGFIAPYPRTPYHSKDFTSGYHPQDACELFNQRHSLLRNVTGRTFGALKERFPILMAAPSYPLQTQVKLVVAACALHNYIRGEKPDDWIFKMYDKDASFTMVESLPPSEVETHPKTNVETQNQYQGLSFNADEIALASQLRVSITTEMWNKYIQDIPLM, encoded by the exons ATGGAGAGTTCCGATGAAGAAAACGACGTCGTCACTGGTAATCACGCACCCAAGGAACTAACTCGATTATCATCTACTGGTGCAAAATTCGTTGATGAAGTACTTAACGGTCCAAATCAACGTTGTTTGGATAATTTCCGAATGGATAAACAAGTGTTCTACAAGCTATGTGATATTCTAGAAACTAAGGGTTTATTGCGTGACActaataggatcaaaattgaagaGCAGTtagctatgtttatgtttattattGGGCATAATTTGAGAATTAGGGCTGTTCAGGAATTGTTTCATTATTCGGGCGAAACGATTAGTCGGCATTTTAATAATGTTTTGAATGCGGTTATGTCGATTTCGAAGGAGTATTTTCAGCCGCCGAGCTTGGATGTTCATGAATTAATCTCTGAAGATTGTAGATTCTTTCCGTATTTTAAA GATTGTGTGGGAGCAGTTGATGGTATATATGTACCTGTGACAGTTGGTGTAGATGAACAAGGACCTTTCCGCAATCCGGACGGGTTACTTTCACAAAATGTTTTGGCAGCATGCTCATTTGACCTCAAGTTTTGTTATGTTTTAGCTGGTTGGGAAGGGTCTGCTACAAACTTACAAGTTTTTAATTCAGCAATCACCAGGAGGAATAAATTGCAGGTCCCCGAAG GTAAATACTACCTGGTAGACAACAAGTATCCAAATGTGCCGGGTTTCATTGCTCCATATCCTCGTACTCCCTACCACTCCAAGGATTTTACCAGTGGTTACCACCCACAAGATGCATGTGAGCTGTTCAATCAACGACATTCATTATTACGAAATGTCACTGGCCGAACTTTTGGGGCTTTAAAGGAGCGATTTCCTATATTGATGGCAGCTCCTTCATACCCATTACAAACTCAGGTTAAGTTAGTGGTGGCAGCTTGTGCTTTACACAATTACATTCGTGGGGAAAAACCAGATGATTGGATTTTTAAGATGTATGATAAAGATGCATCATTTACAATGGTAGAATCACTACCTCCATCAGAGGTTGAAACACATCCGAAAACAAATGTCGAGACCCAAAACCAGTATCAGGGTCTTAGTTTTAATGCTGATGAAATTGCACTTGCTTCACAGTTAAGGGTTTCTATTACAACTGAAATGTGGAACAAATATATCCAGGATATTCCCCTCATGTAA